The DNA segment CAGCGCGCATGCCGTATTTGGCGAATAACAACCAGGTTTGATAGTCCTGGATGTAGCCGTAATAAATATCGGGAATCAGGGAACCTACCGCTGCGCCTATCCCGGCCAAAGCCGCCACGGATGCCGAATAGTTCTTGTAACGGAATGCTGCGAAAACAAGTTCAGCTCCGAGACCTTGAAGCACGCTGTACATGACAAGTTGTATCCCCCACTCGCTGCCGAACAATATCGATACATGCGCTGCGGCAATTTCGGCGATTAACGCTACACCAGGCTTACGAATCAGCAAAAACACAAGCGTAGAAGCCATAAACCACATTCCATAGACAAGCTCATCCGCCTGCGGAAAAAACGAAAACAAATTATAAACCGCACTCCAGAAGTAATAAACGACTCCCAGAACAATCGACACTAGGATTGTTACGAGCAAATCGCTCAGCTTCAATCCCCGGCCACCTCTTTTTTGGACTGCTCCCTGTACCACATACATCTCTCCTTCTTCTTAACTTCCTCATAGAATAGTATGGCTAAAAAACAAAAAAACCGACTGGATATGCTCAGGCGGCTGTTTATAGTTCATAGGCACGAAAAAACCTTGAACGACGAATTATCTACGCTGGCATTATCCAGATCAGATTAACGGTCAGCAGCGGATTAGCTGCAATCTCAGCCTGATTCTCTCAAGCTCCCGTATCCCTATTCGATTGACTTAACCATACAACAATAGCTGCCATACTAGCAAGTATAAATTAATTATTACAGCTTCGTTGTTGATTTAGTTTATATTATATGTCAATATAATCGAAAATGGAAAACGATAGCATACTTGTTCAGCAAAGTACTAGGGGGAACCAATTTGACCGCAAAATGGATGAAATGGATGACAGAGCTTACATCCCGAAAATGGATTTCCCGGCTCATGGGTCGGTTTTCTCATTCAGGAGTAAGCCGGCTCCTAATACCTACCTTCGCTAAGTCTTACGGGATTCCGCTGGATGAGGCCGAGAAGGACATTAAAGAATACAGGACGCTGAACGAATTTTTCACCCGCAAGCTAAAACCAAATATGCGTCCGATCCATCCCCTTCCGGAAGGATTAATCAGTCCTGTCGATGCATTAATTACGGCAATGGGAGACATTCAATCGGGAACGATCCTTAATGTGAAAGGCCAGGATTACTCATTGCAAGAGCTGCTCAATTACTCTCCTCGCACTGAAACATATAATCATGGTTATTTCTTCGTACTATATCTTAGCCCGACCGACTATCACCGCATTCACGCCCCCGTAACGGGACGCAAGCTGGAGAGCGAGCATATCCGGGGTAAAGTCTACCCCGTGAATGACTTTGGAATGAGACATATGCGAACGGTACTCAGCCGAAACGAGCGGCTCATCACTTATATTTCGCATAGCCTCGGTGAAGTTGCGGTTGTTAAAGTGGGCGCTATGAATGTAAGCAGCATTAAATATACAGATGCTGAAGCTACACAATGGAATCGTGGGGATGACTTAGCTTATTTCGAATTTGGCTCGACCGTCGTCCTGCTCATCGAAAACGGCACCTTTGAGCCGCTTCCTGAGCTTGATGTCGGCAGTAAAGTTAAAATGGGCGAGCCACTGGGAAGATTTTGCCCTGCAAAAAAAACTAAACGTGGCATCCAGCCTCCACTTGAATAACGATAAAGATATAGCAGGCCGTTCCTAACTCCGGGATGGCCTGCTCACTTTTATGACCTAAATTTAGGCTGTACTTTAATTTAGGCTACCTTTAATTCAGGCTACGCTTTATCCAGGCTAGCGATCTGTAAATTGCTCAGTCACAGATAGTTGACTAAATTTGGACTAGGCTTTTATTTTGGACTATACTTTAATTTAGGCTACGCTTTAATTTGGACTACGCTATTATTCAGGCTACGCTTTCATATTTTTAGACAACCTGCGTTGATCGCTTTCAAAATATCTAAATGTATTTCATCAGACTGTTGAAGTAATTGATTTTCTATGCAAGAAAACATACTTTCCACGGAAATCCAGAATCGAAAGGATTAAAATATAAGGTGAGTTCCCGTTTGTACGAGAAAAAAGCTTGGCTAGGTGCCTTGCTATTTTCTTAATGTTCTGCACTATGGCAGTCATCAGTGCTTGTTCCTGCACTTTTTCCCGGCCACGCAAACGGGAAATGCGAAGCCCATGGAGCACTTTGGCATCCGCGAAGCTTCGCTCAACTGTTTTACAACGGAGCTTATACAAGATCTGTCCTGAAGAGCTACGGTAATTCGCTTCTACTCGCTCTTTAAACCCTTCCCAAACATGCCGCTGAATTTTACGTTTACGATTTTTGCTTGATGTACAGCTATCCAATAATGGGCATTGGCCACATAAGTCAGGGTTGGACATATATTCTTTGTATCCATTGCGATTGGTTGTGTGGTAAGTCAGCTTAGATCCATTGGGACATATATAAGCGTCTTGTTGCGGGTCATAGGAAAACTCTTCTTTGGGTATAGTCCCCTCTGCTGTAGGGGCATTACGAGTAGCGATGACACTGAAAATACCCATCTCGCTTGTTTTTTTGCATATGTAGGGCGTCATATATCCTGAATCCAAAGCAACAGCTTCTAACGTATTGTGAAAGTCAAATGTATCGATCTGTCTTTGAAGTCTTTCTATATAAACGGTTGAGTCATTCACATTTCCAGGGGTAACATGGACATCCGTAATGAGATTGAATTTGTGATCGACTGTACGATGATCCAAATAATAAAACCCTTCGGGTTTACCTTTACGCTTCATAAAGCCACTTTCTGGATCGGTGTTACTCACTCGCAGTTTTTTTTCAATCGTTTCGTTTTCACGGGCGGCAGCGGCTTTTTTCCATGACGCTCTCGTTCTTGATTAACAGCTGTCTCCAATTCTTTTAAATATTCAAGGGGCGTTTCCGTCACAACTTGCATCGATGAACGATTTTTATTCGCGTTAGCTTGGATGTGCGTTGAATCAGTAATGAGAACACGTCCCCCTACCATGTTATGACGGATGGCCAAACGGACTACTTCGTCAAAAATGTCTTGAAAAATGGTAGATCCTTTGAATCGCACATTACGGTTGTAACTAATCGTCGAGTGATCCGGCACAGGATCCGTTAAGCCTAGACCGAGGAACCAGCGGTAGGCTACGTCCGTTTTAATTTCTTGCTCTAATTGCCTTTCGGAGTGAATGCCATACAAATAACCAATCAGCATCATTTTGAAAAGGCGAATCGGGTGAATTGGAGGCCTCCCTAATGTGCCGTGATAGTAGGGGCGAGTCATCTCCGTAATAAATGAAAAATCTACGTTTTCATCAATGATTCGTAGTAAATGATCTTTTGGTACAAGCATATCTATACTAACCAATTCAATTTGATTTCTATCTTGTTGAATGTTAGGCAATTCGCACACCACACTTTCAATATATTACCTATATTATACCAAATTAACGCGGTAATGTGATCTAGATAGGGGCTTTTTCAACAGTCTGATGAAATACAGCTAGTATTCAAATTCAAAATTAAAATTAAACTGGACTAGTTGGATAGAGCCCCTTGCTCTTCTAATGGAAACTCTTCTTCTAGCCAACCTTTCTTCTACTGCATACTCTAATGCGCACTTTTTAATGCACGCCTCTAATCCACACTACTCCCTACGATCATGCCGATTTCGGATTGGAGTGTGACCTCTCCTCCGCCTCCATTAATTTTACTAGTTCCTTCCGAAGCGCCGACAATTCCCCCTACCTCACTCTTCGTGACAAACCTACATTGTATAGCATCGTCCAAGTTCAATTCGATATTGCCAACCTCGGTCTTAACGTTGAGCAAGCTTTCCTTGTTCATATTCGCAATATGTACGGAAACGTTGCCTGTCGTCGTTTGTTCGATGATTTCTCTGTCATATGCACATTTTTCATCTGAATTGATCCACATCTCCGCTGATATTAGAGCTCCCTTTAATTTCGTATAGCTCTACGATACCGACTTCATTATGAAAATCGTAGGTGTCCATGAGTAGGTGTCCATGAGTAGGTGTCCATGAGTAGGTGTCCATGAGTAGGTGTCCATCGACGCCGGCACTGTAATAACATCATCGATCATGAAATGAGAAATTCCGTAATTCTTCCCGGCCCAAGTCCATAAGCTTGTGTCATTCTCTCCCTTTGCATGCATTGCTAATCAATTGATTCTCATTTTCGCCCACAGATACCTCTGCTTGATCCAAAATGTGCTGACTTTTCTCCAGATTGACCGACTTACTAAACCAAACCGTTGTGTTGATTCGTATTTCATCCCCGTCATAGGCAGTGATTTTAATATTTCCTCCCGAATGATCGAGGCTAAGCTTCGTCAGCTTGCTCACTTGCATCACTTGCATCACTTGCAAATGGGTGAAATTTCCCGGGGCATCCCTGCCTCCTTACTTCTTTCTCCAGTCTTCAGCCGTCTGAATTAGCGATTGCTCTAGCGAATCAGCCGTTCCG comes from the Paenibacillus lentus genome and includes:
- a CDS encoding ECF transporter S component, with translation MVQGAVQKRGGRGLKLSDLLVTILVSIVLGVVYYFWSAVYNLFSFFPQADELVYGMWFMASTLVFLLIRKPGVALIAEIAAAHVSILFGSEWGIQLVMYSVLQGLGAELVFAAFRYKNYSASVAALAGIGAAVGSLIPDIYYGYIQDYQTWLLFAKYGMRAVSSALICGYLAYAIVKAVEATGVTNLLRPVEDKDYAALDD
- the asd gene encoding archaetidylserine decarboxylase (Phosphatidylserine decarboxylase is synthesized as a single chain precursor. Generation of the pyruvoyl active site from a Ser is coupled to cleavage of a Gly-Ser bond between the larger (beta) and smaller (alpha chains). It is an integral membrane protein.), translated to MTAKWMKWMTELTSRKWISRLMGRFSHSGVSRLLIPTFAKSYGIPLDEAEKDIKEYRTLNEFFTRKLKPNMRPIHPLPEGLISPVDALITAMGDIQSGTILNVKGQDYSLQELLNYSPRTETYNHGYFFVLYLSPTDYHRIHAPVTGRKLESEHIRGKVYPVNDFGMRHMRTVLSRNERLITYISHSLGEVAVVKVGAMNVSSIKYTDAEATQWNRGDDLAYFEFGSTVVLLIENGTFEPLPELDVGSKVKMGEPLGRFCPAKKTKRGIQPPLE